The DNA window ACTGTTAGATTGGTGGGAGCAACATAAAGAGCGAACTCCAGAACTTCATTGGAATGAATTTGCAGCTGCGACTGGTTCAACTCTTGGAGTGTTTATGCTATTCCTAGCAGCAACTAACCCTGAACTAGATGAAAAGAGTGCTAAAGTGATTCATAATGCGTATTTCCCTCATGTATGCGGGCTACATATTATGCTGGATTACTTGATTGATCAAGAAGAGGACGAAATCGGTGGAGACTTGAATTTCTGTAGTTATTATGATAATAAGGAAATCATGTTACATCGAATTGCTCTAATTGTAGAAGGTGCTCGAAAGGATGTTGCGATCCTTCCTGTTTCTTCCTTTCACGTGATGATTATTGAGGGATTGGTGGCTCTTTATTTGTCTGATCCTAAAGTAAGCAGGCAGCAGGAAATCAGAGATATATCCAAACAATTGATGAGAAATAGTCCGTTGATGCGGGTATTCTTTTTCATTAATAGCCGTTGGATACGCAAGCATGTAGTATAAGGACGTAAGTTATGTAACATTAAATTAAAGTTATGCTTCACAGAACGTTAGGTTATGCTTTCGAAGTAATTTTACTTCGTAAAATTTTGAGGAGGAATCATCATGTCAGAAGTTAAAAAAATCGCAGTTCTCACTAGTGGTGGAGATTCACAGGGCATGAACGCTGCAGTACGTTCCGTAGTACGTAGTGGATTGTACTATGGACTCGAAGTATTCGGTATTCAACGGGGCTATCAAGGCTTGCTTAATAATGATATCTTTTCGATGGATATTCGTAGTGTAGGCGATATCATTCAACGTGGTGGTACGATTCTTCAATCCGCTCGTTGTTTAGAATTCAAAACACCAGAAGGTCAACAAAAAGGTGCACAAATTTTACGTGATCATGGTATCGATGGTTTGGTTGTTATCGGTGGCGATGGTTCTTATCATGGTGCTGAGAAGTTAAGTAAATTGGGCATTAAGACGATGGGACTTCCGGGTACAATCGATAACGATATTTCATTCACAGATTATACTATTGGCTTCGATACAGCAGTGAGTATTGTAGTGGATGCAGTTAATAAACTCCGTGATACGATGTCTTCTCACGAACGCGCTTCTGTCGTTGAGGTTATGGGACGTCATGCTGGGGATATCGCGCTTCATGCGGGACTTGCTTCAGGTGCTGAGACGATTCTTATTCCAGAAATGCCATTTGATTTGAATGAAGTGGCTGACAGAATGAGACAGAACTTTGATAATGGTAAGAGACATAGCATTGTTATCGTAGCTGAAGGAGTTGGAAAAGGCGAAGAGGTTGTTGAGGCAATCAAATTGCGTCAACCATCGCTTGAACCTCGTGCTACTGTTCTAGGACATATTCAACGTGGTGGATCACCTACACCATTCGATCGGAATCTTGCAAGCCGCCTTGGTGACTTCGCAGTTCGCAGTTTGATTGCTGGAGAGTCAAACAAAGCTTGCGGTATGATCGGTGGAGAAATGGTTCTAACAGATATCGAAAAAGTAGTAACTACGAAGAAAAAATTTGATCTAGATCTTTATGAGCTAGCTTCCCGCTTGTCTCAATAATATAAGACCAAAGTTTAGAATAGGAAAAGGGAAATTCGTAAGCCCCCAAGAGGGCCTCGAATTTCCCTTTTTTAGTTTGGATTAATATTGAGTAATGCTTGTAACAGCAAGTTTCTTTTGAATGAAGTTTAGTCGTCCTAATAATAGGACAGCCGCAACTGCTAGACCACTGATCAGACCAATCCAATAACCGTAAGGGCCTTGCGATGTGTAATTCGCCAATATATAACCGAGTGGTAATCCAATGATCCAATAAGCAAGTAAGGTGATCCAAAAGGCAGGATTAACGTCCTTGTATCCTCGGAGCGCACCTTGAATTGGCGTCGCAATCGCGTCAGATATTTGAAAGAAGATAGCGTAGATTAAGAAATGTTTAATCATTATAACGACATTGCTGTTGTTTGAATATATTTCTGCCACGTTTTGGCGGAACAGCATCAGGATGACAGCTGTGAATAGCGACAGGATTGTAGCAGTACTGATACCTAGTACGGCATATTGTTTCGCATCTTTAATACGTGAGGCCCCTGTTTCATAACCTACGAGAATCGTCAATGCCATACAAATGCTATATGGAATCATATATAATGTTGTCGCGAAATTGTTAGCCGCTTGGTGAGCAGCAATCGTTACAGTATCGAATTGACTCATCAACAATGTAACGGCAGAAAATACTCCTGTTTCGAAGAAAATAGCAAAACCGATCGGCACACCAATCTTCATTAATTCCTTCCATTTGCTCAAGGATACGCGGTGAAATGTTCGAAAAATACCGAACGAAGCAAAGGCTTCTTTTTTATGGACGATAACTAGCGCCAACAAAAAGATACACCAATACGTAAAGGCAGTCGCGATTCCTGAACCAATTCCGCCGAGTCTGGGAAAACCCCAATGTCCAAAAATCAGTAAGTATCCCGCTCCAATATTTAGCGGAAGAGACACCAGTGTGATCAACATGGAAACTCTGGTTTGACCAAGAGCGTCAATAAAAGATCGGATAACGATATACCCGAATAGAGGGAGAACTCCTGTTGATAACGAAACAAGGTAATAAAAGGCGACATGATGGACCTTTGGCTCAAGATTCATGATGTTTAAAAGGGGAGAAATGAGCACTCCACCTGCAATCAGAACGACTATGCCAATTGCGATGGATAACCATAAAGCCTGGATCACATGATAACCTACCTTATCCCGCTCTTTAGCTCCTATTAACTGGGAGACGATCGGAGTGATTCCCATCAAGATTCCACTTAATCCTGTTTGAACGGGAATCCAGAAGCTGGTCCCAATAGCGACCCCAGCTAAATCGGCAGGACTAGCGTGACCCGACATCGTTGTGTCAAAAAAAGTCATTAACGACAACGTTACTTGTGTAATGAGAATAGGGATAAGAATGATTAGAAATTGACCGAATTTTTGCTTCCTTGTATTAGTAGCTTTCACTGACGTAAACTCCAATTCATCTAATTTTGAACATAAAAAGACCGCCTCTCTACCGTAGGGGCAAAAGAAACGGTCTGCATGTATTTCGGTTGTTTCAATTTTAGTGAAGATATGCCGCATTTTGATGCTCGCAGATGCTGAATTGGATGATTTCCAAGGCATCATTTGGTTCCAAGATGGTCAAGCCATCGCGGAGAACGATCATGGAGTTAAGTTCCTTATGATTGAAGAAAGGTAGCATATCAGGGAACCACTTCATAACAATTTGTGCAAGTTTTACCGTCTCCATATCCACATCAATCACCCTTTCCTCCTAGAATCATTCTTACGGAATCATTCTTAAATCGGAAAAGCACAAAGCTTGTGAAAAGGTAAAGCTGCTAAATATAGGATTGACTAAGGAACCGCATAAAC is part of the Paenibacillus segetis genome and encodes:
- the pfkA gene encoding 6-phosphofructokinase, producing the protein MSEVKKIAVLTSGGDSQGMNAAVRSVVRSGLYYGLEVFGIQRGYQGLLNNDIFSMDIRSVGDIIQRGGTILQSARCLEFKTPEGQQKGAQILRDHGIDGLVVIGGDGSYHGAEKLSKLGIKTMGLPGTIDNDISFTDYTIGFDTAVSIVVDAVNKLRDTMSSHERASVVEVMGRHAGDIALHAGLASGAETILIPEMPFDLNEVADRMRQNFDNGKRHSIVIVAEGVGKGEEVVEAIKLRQPSLEPRATVLGHIQRGGSPTPFDRNLASRLGDFAVRSLIAGESNKACGMIGGEMVLTDIEKVVTTKKKFDLDLYELASRLSQ
- a CDS encoding MATE family efflux transporter — encoded protein: MKATNTRKQKFGQFLIILIPILITQVTLSLMTFFDTTMSGHASPADLAGVAIGTSFWIPVQTGLSGILMGITPIVSQLIGAKERDKVGYHVIQALWLSIAIGIVVLIAGGVLISPLLNIMNLEPKVHHVAFYYLVSLSTGVLPLFGYIVIRSFIDALGQTRVSMLITLVSLPLNIGAGYLLIFGHWGFPRLGGIGSGIATAFTYWCIFLLALVIVHKKEAFASFGIFRTFHRVSLSKWKELMKIGVPIGFAIFFETGVFSAVTLLMSQFDTVTIAAHQAANNFATTLYMIPYSICMALTILVGYETGASRIKDAKQYAVLGISTATILSLFTAVILMLFRQNVAEIYSNNSNVVIMIKHFLIYAIFFQISDAIATPIQGALRGYKDVNPAFWITLLAYWIIGLPLGYILANYTSQGPYGYWIGLISGLAVAAVLLLGRLNFIQKKLAVTSITQY